In the genome of Monodelphis domestica isolate mMonDom1 chromosome 2, mMonDom1.pri, whole genome shotgun sequence, one region contains:
- the PYCR1 gene encoding pyrroline-5-carboxylate reductase 1, mitochondrial → MSVGFIGAGQLAFALAKGFTSAGILASHKIMASSPAMDLPTVSALRKIGVNLTPNNKETVHHSDVLFLAVKPHIIPFILDEIAADIEDRHIIVSCAAGVTINSIEKKLTAFQPAPKVIRCMTNTPVIVREGATVYATGTHAQVEDGKLLEQLMSSVGFCTEVEEDLIDAVTGLSGSGPAYAFTALDALADGGVKMGLPRRLAVRLGAQALLGAAKMLLESEQHPGQLKDNVCSPGGATIHALHFLESGGFRSLLINAVEASCIRTRELQSMADQEKISPAAIKKTLLDKVKLDSPTVSTKSSPNLVKLLVHSQAPGGKKD, encoded by the exons ATGAGTGTGGGCTTCATTGGAGCTGGCCAACTGGCATTTGCCCTGGCTAAAGGTTTCACATCAGCAG GCATCCTGGCCTCCCACAAGATAATGGCCAGCTCACCAGCTATGGACCTGCCTACAGTCTCTGCACTCAGG AAGATAGGTGTAAACCTGACCCCCAACAACAAGGAGACAGTGCACCACAGTGATGTACTTTTCTTGGCCGTGAAGCCTCATATTATTCCCTTCATCCTGGATGAGATTGCAGCTGATATTGAAGACAGGCACATTATAGTCTCTTGTGCAGCTGGGGTCACAATTAACTCCATTGAGAAG AAACTGACAGCATTCCAGCCAGCCCCTAAAGTCATCCGTTGTATGACCAACACCCCTGTGATAGTACGGGAGGGAGCCACAGTTTATGCTACAGGAACCCATGCCCAGGTGGAGGATGGAAAACTCTTGGAACAGCTAATGAGCAGTGTGGGTTTCTGCACAGAGGTGGAAGAGGACCTTATTGATGCTGTCACTGGCCTTAGTGGTAGTGGACCTGCCTAT GCATTCACAGCTTTGGATGCATTGGCAGATGGTGGGGTGAAGATGGGGCTACCTCGGCGGTTGGCAGTTCGTTTGGGGGCCCAGGCTTTACTG GGAGCTGCCAAGATGCTCTTGGAATCAGAACAGCACCCAGGACAGCTCAAGGACAATGTCTGCTCTCCTGGGGGAGCCACTATCCATGCCTTGCACTTCTTAGAAAGTGGTGGTTTCCGCTCCCTCCTCATCAATGCTGTGGAAGCTTCCTGCATCCGTACCCG AGAGCTTCAGTCCATGGCTGACCAAGAGAAGATCTCTCCAGCTGCCATCAAGAAAACTCTACTGGATAAAGTGAAGCTGGACTCTCCTACTGTATCCACAAAGTCATCCCCTAATCTTGTCAAGCTGCTAGTTCATAGCCAGGCCCCTGGAGGCAAGAAAGACTGA